GCACGAGCCTGTTGGCATGTGTGGCCAGATAATCCCATGGAACTTCCCCTTGGTCATGCAGAGCTGGAAGCTCGCCCCGGCACTTGCCACGGGCAACACTGCGGTCACAAATGTGGCAGAGCAGACACCCCTTTCTGCCCTGTACTTGGCCTCCCTCATCAAGGAGTGGGCTTTCCCCCTGGGATGGTAAACATCATCACAGGCTATGGCCCAACAGCAGGAGCAGCCATCGCCCATCACATGGATATCGACAAAGTTGCCTTCACCCGCTCCACCGAGGTGGGCCACCTGATCCAGAAGGCGGCTGGCAAGTCTAACCTCAAGAGAGTCACCCTGGAGCTGGGTGGGAAGAGCCTGAGCATCGTCTTGGCTGATGCCGACATGGACCATGCCGTGGAACAGCGCCAAGAGGCCCTATTCTTCAACATGGGCCAGTGTTGCTGTCCGGGTTCCTGGATCTTCATTGAAGAATCCATCTATGATGAGTTTCTGGAGAGAACGGTGGAGAAAGCTAAGCAGAGGAGAGTCGGGAACCCATTTGATCTGGACACCCAACAGGGGCCCCAGGTGGACAGAGAACAGTTTGAATGAATCCTGGGCTATATCCAGCTTGGCCAGAAGGAGGGGGCAAAACTTCTCTGTGGTGGGCAGCATTTCAGAGAACAAGGTTTCTTCATCAAGCCCACCGTCTTTGGTGGTGTGCAAGATGACATGAGGATCACTAGGGAGGAGATCTTCGGGCCCGTGCAGCCACTGTTTAAGTTCAAGAAGATTGAGGAGGTGATTGAGAGGGCAGACAACACCAGGTATGGCTTGGCTGCTGCTGCGTTCACCCAGGATCTGGACAAAGCCATGTATTTCACGCAGGCACTCCAAGCTAGAACAGTGTGGTAAACATCTACAACATTGTCACCTGCCACACGCCATTCGGAGGGTTTAAGGAATCTGGCAACGCGAGGGAGCTGGGGGAAGATGGGCTTAAGGCCTACACAGAGGTGAAGACGGTCACCGTCAAGGTTCCTCAGAAGAACTCATAAAAACAGCTACCAGGGAGACCCAGCTCTAGGCCAAGGATGCCACCACAGCCACCTACCAGTGGTTGCCAAACATTTGTTAGCCatactgtgctaagtcacttcagtcgtgtccgactctgtgtgaccccatagatggtagcctaccaggctcccccgtccctgggattttccaggcaagaacactggagtgggttgccatttccttctccaatgcatgaaagtgaactgtggcggattcattttgatatttggcaaaactaatacaagtttgtaaaatttaaaaatataataaaaatttaaaaaaaaaagtgaaagtgaagtcgctcagtcgtttccgactcttagtgaccctatggactgcagcctaccaggctcctctgtccgtgggattttccaggcaagagtactggagtcgggtgccattgccttctccttgtttAGCCATGGACTCCCTTTATTTGTGCCAGATGAACTCTTAGGAGCAACTGCAACAAAGAAAGCAATTAAAATGAAAGCTACTGTAGTTAAAGCTGGGATGGGGCTGGACTCTGAGTCTTATCCACCTGCACCCCAGCGCCCTTGGTGGGCCTGTGTTACTTCTATGAAACCTTAGGAGTCTCTGAAAGACAGATAAAAAATCCCTGATCCAGACCATGGCTCTTAGTTCTTCCCGCTGGTCCAAGGACTTCCCAGTGAATTGATTGATGTCTTAGTGGGTAGACTCTTCCAGGGGATTGGAAGTCATCAGGAGTTTTAAATTCAACCCCATAATCTTGGTCCCATTCTCCAGCGACATACCCTAAAAATCAAGGAAGCTTTTCTTCTAAGTACCAGTTGCTGGCTGGTTTACTTGCTTGCATTACTTCATTTTGCTACTGATTTTCCTTAATTTGAAAGAAGGTGGAcagaaaatgcatatatataaccATTCCTTTAAAATAATCTCAGACAGCCCTAATTTCAATCAACtaatgagtggataaacaaaatgtttccATGGAATGTCTCTTAAActgttcagccttaaaaagaaaggaagtactgacacatgctacaatatcGATGAACCTTGAAaccattattctaagtgaaagaaatcagacgtATAAGAccacatgttgtatgattccatttataggaaatatccagaataagcaAGTCCATAAGACAGAAAGtatattagtggttgccaggggccaggagtcggggtggggagggaatggAGATAACTGTTAATGGCTATAGGATTTCTTTGGGGGAAGTTTGAAATTTCTGGAATTAgtgatgatggttgtacaactttgtgaatatactaaaaagaaactgaattatatactttaaaggaGTGAATTCattagttaaaaattaaaacaagctcACACATTCTGCTTGCAAGTCAATTTTGTATCAATAGTCTCTTGCTGATGAACATTTTACAGAGTCTTAGGGATGGAAGGGACCCCAATAGTCTATAATCCCCTGCATAATATTTctagttttgattttgttttctctcaCCTGGGTGACAAAGTGCAACTTTAAGACCTACAGATAAAAGTGCTGGCTTCTGCCTAGAGCCAGTCTATTCGAATTCTCATTTTAAGGCTTCTACTGGCATTGTCCCTCCAACTCTCACCAAAACACACCAGCCCTCAAGCCAAACTCAACATCAAGGCCATCCTGACATGCTGGGGTTTGAGGAATTTCAGAACTGAGAGTTCAGTATGTTTGTTGTTAGTCTCACAACTCCATTCCCCAACTGATGGGAGTGAGTCAAAGTCAGCTAGAGCATGATACAGAAACAACGCTGATCCCCTCTCTCCTTGTCTTCCATCTTTCTAGGCCTTGCTGCCCATGGCTCACTGTACTTTTAGGTCCACTCAGCCTTGTGAACGCACCCTCATCATCTCTTTAATACCCCATGTCTGACCTAGGCATCAAGATGATTTTGTTCAGTATCTTACCTTGGAGTTGGCCTGAAATTGCTTCCTATGGATTCAGTGTCCATTTTGTCCCCTCACCTCTGCTTCCTAGGGTCCCCTTTTTCCATTTGACTAAGGCTGGAGTGACTCTTACTGCCCCCTGAAGTGCACCTTTTACCTATTTCTCTTGGAGGCTGTTGACACTTTGCACAATAGTGAAAGTTTCTTGTGAGTGTTTGGGTGGCTGCGTTGGTGGGGCCTCTAATCATTAATGTGCAACATCTCAATAAGTTAAAAGATCCATCCCTCACTTGCTTCTCAATACTTATAAGCCAAAGAGGAGTTTGGTAGAGGGCATCCCAGTGCAGAGTGGGACTGGGAAAGGATAATCTTCTAGGTTCctcatgtgtgtgctaagtcacttcagtcgtgtctgactctttgctaccctatggaccgTAGACCCTCACTTCACCCTGAAATTCTGAGAGTAAGGGGTCACGTAGGTCAGATTCCCAATCAGCACAGCCTCTGCAGACTCTCAGCACTCATCCCGTTGCTCTGAATGCAGACAGGTGTGAGCAGGGAGGTTGAACCAGGCATTATTGCCAAATGTAGACTCTGCCTGCATGACTTCACTTGGTCATAAACACTGCAGTTCCAGGACGTCCACCCACTCAAAAAACGTAAAACAAGTGCCTTGTCAATCACTATGCCTTACGTGCTTTTGAAGTCTTACAATAATCCTATTAAGTAGGCAGTAGAGTTACCCCTTTTATCAGATAAGGAAAGGGAAGCTGAGAAATTTTGTATGCAACTCATTTGGAATCATTTTCCCATGTGCCTGTGCTATGAGCCAGAAGGGAGTTGTGATACTGTCAATTATAAGTATATATTCAGTCTTCATCCATTTCTGGCACAGCTCCTAAAACCTTTGGAATTTACCTATGTGACCAGAGTGATAAAGTTGTCATTACTTTgtaattacaaataaaaacattattggggtacagttgctttacagtgttgtgttagtttctgctgtacaatgaagtgaatcaactCTATGGATACATTATACCCTTCCTCTTGGGCCTCCCACCCACCATCTTCCCCTCAGCTGAGCTTCCTACACTATACGGTAGATTCccccagctatctgttttacaacTGGCAGGGCACGTACGTCAATTCCCctttcccagttcatcccaccttccTCCGCCCATGTGCACGgtttcattctctatgtctgcatctctattgctgccctgcaaatatgttcatctgtaccgtttttctagattccatgtatatgtgtgaatatacaatatttgttttgttcttgctaacttatttcattctgtatgacagactctaggtccatacaTATCTCTATAAGTGACCCAGTTTCTtacctttttatgactgaataatattccattgtgtatgtgtaccacatcaagatccattcatctgtcaatggacatttaggttgcttctgtgtcctggctattgtaaacagtgctgctatgaactttgaggtgcctgtgtctttttgaattatggttttctcagggtattctggagaaggcaatggcaccctactccagtactcttgcctggaaaatcccatggacggaggagccgggtgggctgcagtccatggggtcgctaagagtcggacatggctgagcgatttcactttcacttttcactttcatgcattggagaaggaaatggcaacccactccagtgttcttgcctggagaattccaaggacgggggagcctggtgggctgccatctatggggtcgcacagagtcggacacgaccgaagcgacttagcagcagcagcagccccagggtattcttgcctggaaaatcccatggacagagaagcctggcaggctacagtccatggggtcgcagagagtcagacatgactgagcgacttcacttcagggtatatgctcaggagtgggattgctggcatCTTTTTCTATGTTAATGAAGTGACTCCTGGGCCGTAAGCATGAGGGctgattgccaggagaaccaaCCTTGCAATCAGAGGTCTGGACTTTCAGTCCCACCCCTATGACCTCTCAGGAGGGCAGAAGGGCGAATCAATtgccaatggccaatgatttaatcattcATGTCTGtccaaaagcctccataaaaCCCCAAAGGACTGGCTTCAGGAAGCTTTGGTGAACATGTGGAGActccagggagagaggggagCTTGGAGAGACGTGGGAGCTCCATGCCTTGTCCATGTGCATCGTGTCTGGCTGACTTCCTGAGTTACATTCTCTTATAAATAAACTGGAGCTCTAGTAAGTAAAATGATTCCTGAAGTCcatgctctagcaaattaattgaacccaaggAAAGAGGGGTTCATGGGAATCTCCAATCCAAGCTTGTCAGTCAGGAGTACAGGTGAGAACCTGgacttgtgactggcatctgaagttcGGGGTGTGTAGGGTGGAGAGACATCCAGTGGCCCTGACCCTTGAAAGGGACCTGTCCCCATCTctgggtagatagtgtcagaactgagttgaattCTACTCCCTGCTGGTGTCTGAGAATTGCTtgttgagaaatgctgggctggaagaaacacaagctggaatcaagattgctgggagaaatatcaataacctcagatatgcagatgacaccacccttatggcagaaagtgaagaggaactaaaaagcctcttgatgaaggtgaaagaagggagtgaaaaagttggcttaaagctcaacattcagaaaacgaagatcatggcatccagtcccaccacttcatgggaaatagatggggaaacagtggaaacagtgtcagactttatttttctgggctccaaaatcactgcagatggtgactgcagccatgaaattagaatcaGAACCCCTTCTGAGTTCACACACGTTAGCGTTGGGTCCAGGAGATAGGGGCGAGGGAGGCACACCAAGAGTACATCTAATGAAACGCCAAAGTCTGTAGAGCCCACAGCCCTGCCAACAATCCCAAACACCCAGCTTCTTTGCTGGAGCCATCggggctgctgctgcatcacCCAGACAGATTCCAGGCCATTTAAGAGCTTCAGTTTGGGTTGGTTGTATTATGGGTGTGAGACTGACCTCTGGTGGCTACTTTGTTAATTAATTTGAAGGCTACTTaattaatttaactcagatgactattatatctactactgcaggcaggaatccctcagaagaaatggagtagccatcatggtcaacaaaagagtccgaaatgcagtacttggatgcaatctcaaaaacaacagaatgatctctgttcgtttccaaggcaaaccattcaatatcacagtaatccaagtctattccctaaccagtaacgctaaagaagctgaagttgaatggttctatgaagacctataagaccttttagaactaacactcaaaaaagatgtccttttcattataagggactggaatgaaaaagtaggaagtcaagaaacacctggagtaacaggcaaatttggccttggaatacggaatgaagcagggcaaagactaatagagctttgccaagaaaatgcactggtcatagcaaacaccctcttccaacaacacaagagaagactctacacatggacatcaccagatggtcaacactgaaatcagattgattatattctttgcagccaaagatggagaagctctatacagtcagcaaaaacaagaccaggagctgactgtggctcagaccatgaactccttattgccaaattcagactgaaattgaagaaagtagggaaaaccactagaccattcaggtatgacctaaatcaaatcccttatgattatacagtggaagtgagaaatagatttaagggcctagatctgatagatagagtgcctgatgaactctggaataaggttcgtgacattgtacaggagacaggtatcaagaccatccccatggaaaagaaatgcaaaaaagcaaaatggctgtctggggaggccttacaaatagctgtgaaaagaagagaagcaaaaagcaaaggagaaaaggaaaaatataaacatctgaatgcagagttccaaagaatagcaagaagagataagaaagccttcttcagcgatcaatgcaaagaaatagaggaaaacaacagaatgggaaagactagagatctcttcaaaaaaatcagagataccaagggaacatttcatgcaaacatgggctcgataaaggacagaaatggtatggacctaaccgaagcagaagatattaagaagagatggcaagaatacacagaactgtacaaaaaagatcttcacaacccagataatcatgatggtgtgatcactgacctagagccagacatcctggaatgtgaagtcaagtgggccttagaaagcatcactacgaacaaagctagtggaggtgatagaattccagttgagctattccaaatcctgaaagatgatgctgtgaaagtgctgcactcaatatgccagcaaatttggaaaactcagcagtggccacaggactggaaaaggtcagttttcattccaatcccaaagaaaggcaatgccaaagaatgctcaaactaccacacaattgcactcatctcacacgctagtaaagtaatgctcaaaattgtccaagccaggcttcagcaatatgtgaaccgtgaacttccagatgttcaagctggttttagaaaaggcagaagaaccagagatcaaattgccaacatccgctggatcatggaaaaagcaagagttccagaaaaacatctatttctgctttattgactatgccaaagcctttgactgtgtggatcacaataaactgtggaaaattctgaaagagatgggaataccagaccacctgacctgcctcttgagaaatctgtatgcaggtcaggaagcaacagttagaactggacatggaacaacagactgattccaaataggaaaaggagtacgtcaaggctgtatagtgtcaccctgtttatttaacctatacgcagagtacatcatgagaaacgctgaactggaagaaacacaagctggaatcaagattgctgggagaaatatcaataacctcagatatgcagatgacaccacccttatggcagaaagtgaagaggaactaaaaagcctcttgatgaaggtgaaagaagggagtgaaaaagttggcttaaagctcaacattcagaaaacgaagatcatggcatccagtcccaccacttcatgggaaatagatggggaaacagtggaaacagtgtcagactttatttttctgggctccaaaatcactgcagatggtgactgcagccatgaaattaaaagacgcttactccttggaaggaaagttatgaccaacctagacagcatattcaaaagcagagacattactttaccaacaaaggttcatctagttaaggctatggtttttcttgtggtcatgcatggatgtgacagttggactgtgaagaaggctgagcgctgaagaattgatgcttttgaaccgtggtgttggagaagactcttgagagtcccttggactgcaaggaggtccaaccaatccattatgaaggagatcagccctgggatttctttggaaggaatgatgctaaagctaaaactccaatactttggccacctcatgcaaagagttgactcattggaaccaaagactctgatgctgggagggattgggggcaagaggagaaggggacgacagaggatgagatggctggatggcatcactagctcgatggatgtgagtctgagtgaactccgggagttggtgatggacagggaggcctggtgtgctgcgattcatggggtcgcaaagagtcggacacaactaagcgacttatCTCATCTGTTCTGTTAATTATGGGAACACTTCATGTCATCCTTAGGTTTCAGACAGAGGACAGCTCACTCTGGCACACCACACACAGCACATCCGTGCAGGCGTGCATAGTGGTTAGAGTGTTTCTTACAAAATGCTTTTTACAGTTTAATCCTCTTTGGGGCTGTTCACGCCTACCTTCCAACCTTGCTTATGctgtttctccttcctccctctcccaaaGTCAGCCCATTGTCTCGGAGCCCTGCTGGGGACCCACCTGCTGGGGGACCATCCTGGAGGtatcctcctcctccaggatgcTTTCTCTGACCATCTCAATCAAGCCATCTCTGGCCTCTCTGAACTCACAGCACCCATTATACCTTTAGTCTTGCCTTGTGGTAGCTGTTTGTTAGTGTGTATATAATGAAATGGGTCTGATTTTCTGTCCCATCATG
This portion of the Bubalus bubalis isolate 160015118507 breed Murrah chromosome 3, NDDB_SH_1, whole genome shotgun sequence genome encodes:
- the ALDH1B1 gene encoding LOW QUALITY PROTEIN: aldehyde dehydrogenase X, mitochondrial (The sequence of the model RefSeq protein was modified relative to this genomic sequence to represent the inferred CDS: inserted 4 bases in 4 codons; substituted 2 bases at 2 genomic stop codons) is translated as MLRFLXPRLFALHRSATRYFAAAALPSPIPNPDIHDNQLFISNEWHDAVSKKTFPXSPATGEVIGHVAEGDWADVDLAAKAARAAFXLGSPWRRMDASKRGWLLNCLADLVERDRVYLASLETLDNRKPFQESYVLDLDEVIKVYRYFAGWADKWHGKTIPMGGEHFCFSRHEPVGMCGQIIPWNFPLVMQSWKLAPALATGNTAVTNVAEQTPLSALYLASLIKEXGFPPGMVNIITGYGPTAGAAIAHHMDIDKVAFTRSTEVGHLIQKAAGKSNLKRVTLELGGKSLSIVLADADMDHAVEQRQEALFFNMGQCCCPGSWIFIEESIYDEFLERTVEKAKQRRVGNPFDLDTQQGPQVDREQFEXILGYIQLGQKEGAKLLCGGQHFREQGFFIKPTVFGGVQDDMRITREEIFGPVQPLFKFKKIEEVIERADNTRYGLAAAAFTQDLDKAMYFTQALQARTVWXNIYNIVTCHTPFGGFKESGNARELGEDGLKAYTEVKTVTVKVPQKNS